Sequence from the uncultured Draconibacterium sp. genome:
AGATAAGAAACTACTGGATAGCTACGAGCTGCTGCCAACGAATGTCCGACAGTTTTATTTCGATGCCAGGACTGTTTTTGCTGATAACCCAGATGCTGGTTTTGATCATCCCACGATTCTCGAATCGGCACAGAAACATGCGATCGAATTTATGGGACATCCGATGCTGGGTAACTTAAAATCAGACGGTGTTACAGTTTGGTTACGTCCGGCAACATCAGGTCCGTTCCTTCTCCTGGTAAAAAACAAAAACGGAATAAGTGAGAAAGTGATCCAGATTAAAGCGGGACAGCCAGGTGTGGCTCAAAAAGTAGTTGTTGATGAATTGGCACCTGGTCAAAACTACAGTTACGAGATTTTATCCCAAAAGCAAGTACTTGCAACCGGATATTTTACTACGGCTCCTGGAAAAAGAAGTCGGGGAGAATTCAGGTTAGTTTTTGGTTCATGTTTTCATAAAATTGGCTTACACAATCCCAACCTTACGAAGCAAATCCTTAACAGGAAGCCTCACGGTATGCTTTTTTTGGGCGACATTGCTGTTGATGACAGGGAAAACAACATCAACATGCACCGGTCTGACTATCTGCTTCGGGATCAGTCGAAAGCCTGGCAACAGCTTGTGGCAAATGTGCCGGTATATACTTCGTGGGATGATCATGATTATTTAAACAACGACCTGAGTGGCGTACCCGAAAATTTTACCGATGCTGACAGACAAGCACTTCGTGAGGTGTGGTTAGAAAATTGGAACAATCCTGAGAATCCAGGGGAAGGGATCTACTTTAATGCTGTAATCGGCCCGGTTGAGGTTATCATTTTAGACACCAGATCGTGCCGCGATATCTCAAAACGCGGAGAGTACGGTGCGTATATTGGCCAAGCGCAACTAGATTGGTTGAAAACTACTTTAAAGAATTCAGACGCGCCTTATAAAGTTATTACCAGTGGCACCATGTGGAGCGACTATG
This genomic interval carries:
- a CDS encoding alkaline phosphatase D family protein, which encodes MRKITKKLFVSLEFVCVQSLFLLVLLLTPKSYGQSKDTVQPRYQVTLPEAHVGNLEIDKKLLDSYELLPTNVRQFYFDARTVFADNPDAGFDHPTILESAQKHAIEFMGHPMLGNLKSDGVTVWLRPATSGPFLLLVKNKNGISEKVIQIKAGQPGVAQKVVVDELAPGQNYSYEILSQKQVLATGYFTTAPGKRSRGEFRLVFGSCFHKIGLHNPNLTKQILNRKPHGMLFLGDIAVDDRENNINMHRSDYLLRDQSKAWQQLVANVPVYTSWDDHDYLNNDLSGVPENFTDADRQALREVWLENWNNPENPGEGIYFNAVIGPVEVIILDTRSCRDISKRGEYGAYIGQAQLDWLKTTLKNSDAPYKVITSGTMWSDYVSNGKDSWGTWDAGAREEIFSFIERNQISGVLLLSGDRHGARSFTIPRKNGHLFYEFEVATLGGVPGPDAMAPNAENQLFGYEGDRFIAFGEFTFNTSGEQPTLVFRLINQYGQILEEIPLLYDMLTPPGD